TGGAATCGGTTCAATCGCTACTATTCAAGCCAGTTTCTTCACGGTGAGGTAGGTTTTTGGATCCCCAAGATCAGCAAAAGTCCAATAAAGCCAGCATTTGAAGTCGGCTAAAGCACTCCTCCCCCTTGATGGGGGAGGTTGGGTGGGGGTGTGAGCCGAAATTGAGGGCGTCAACCGACTTTTTGACCTGACCGGGGCTTCAGTCAGGAAAAGATCTGGCGCAGTGCTTCAACCTTATCGGTGTTTTCCCAGGGGAAGCCTTCGCGGCCAAAGTGGCCGTAGGCCGAGGTGGGGGTGTAGATGGGGCGGCGCAGGTTGAGGTTCTCGATAATGGCCCTGGGTCGGGCATCGAAGACTTTCTGGGCGGCCTCGGTCAGCTTTTCATCGGGCACAATACCCGTGCCAAAGGTCTCCACCCGCATTCCCACCGGGCGGGCTTTGCCGATGGCGTAGGCCAGCTCGATGAGCGCCCGTTTGGCCAGCCCGGCGGCCACGATGTTCTTGGCGATGTAGCGGGCATAGTAGGCCGCCGAGCGGTCTACCTTGGTGGGGTCTTTGCCGCTGAAGGCCCCCCCGCCGTGGGGCACAGCACCCCCGTAGGTGTCTACGATAATCTTGCGCCCGGTGAGGCCGGTGTCGCCGTGCGGTCCGCCAATCACAAACTTGCCCGAGGGGTTTACCAGGTAGAGGGTTTCCTTGCTCAGGTACTGCTCCGGAATGGCCTTCTCGATGACCAGGGTGCGAATGTCGTGCTGAATCTGGTCGGCCTCGACCTCTTCGGAGTGCTGAGTGGAGACCAGCGCCGTCCCCACGTAGAGCGGCGTCTGACCCTCATAGACCACGGTCACCTGGGCCTTACCGTCCGGGCGCAGGTAAGGGATCTCGCCGGTCTTGCGGGCTTCGGCCAGGCGGCGGGTGAGCCGGTGGGCGAGCGAGATGGGCAGCGGCATCAGCTCGGGGGTCTCGTCGGTGGCATAGCCGAACATTAGACCTTGGTCGCCAGCGCCCACCTGATCGAACGGGTCTCGTGAGCCCAACACCCGCCACTCCCAGGACTCGTTGACCCCGCCGGCAATGTCGGGTGACTGCTCGTCTATGGCGGTAAGCACCGCACAGGTGTCACCATCGAAGCCGTACTTGGCCCGGGTATAGCCCACCTCGAGCACGGTCTGTCGCACCAGGCGGGGAATGTCCACATAGCTCTCGGTGGTAATCTCGCCCGCCACCATCACCAGACCCGTGGTCACCAGGGTTTCGCAGGCCACCCTGGCCTCGGCATCCTCAGCCAGAATAGCATCCAGCACCGCATCGGAAATGCGGTCGGCTAGCTTGTCGGGGTGCCCTTCCGTCACCGATTCCGAAGTTACCAGTCGTTGCAACTTTGTCCTCCTGTAGCACGCAGTAAAGCCGCGTCAACCGACAAAGTATAGCACTCCCATGAGCAGTTCGTTCCACGGAAGCCTGAACTCGAGTACCTCGGTGTAGATGAGCATGCGAAACGCCGTTATTACCAGCGATTATAGGGAGCGCAACCCTGAACTCTAGCTGCCCTTCTGGATTGCTTCGGCAGACCGCCCGGACTACTTCCGGGTTCGCACCTGCTCGCTAATCAGAGCGATGAATTCCTGCACGATGCGAGCATCGAGGGTATCGCCTGCTTGTTTGCGCAGCTCGCGCAAGGCGTCTTGCTGGCTCCAGGCGGCCTTGTAGGGGCGTGACTGAAGCAGGGCATCGTACACGTCCACTACGGCAAAAAGGCGGGCCTCGAGGGGAATCTCGTCCCCGGTCAAACCAAAGGGATAGCCCGAGCCATCTATCCGCTCGTGATGGTAGCGCACGATGTTGCGGGCCGTCTGGGACAAAAAACCCAGGTTTTCCAGCATGCCAAACCCAATATCGCAGTGGCTTTGCATGATGCGCCACTCGGCATCGGTGAGGGTTCCGGGTTTGAGCAAAATTGAGTCCGGAATGGCCAGCTTCCCCAGGTCGTGCAGGTAGGCCCCCATGCGCAGCCCTTCAATATCGGGAAAACCCAGGCGCTGCCCCAGGGCTTCGCTCAGGGCCACTACCCGGTCGGTATGACCTTTGGTCTCGAGGTCGCGTAACTCCAGGCCTAATCCTAAAGCACGCAGAGCATCCTCGCGGGTTCGGGTGATCTCCTCGAGGTGGGCAACGCGCTCCAAAGCACGCTCGAGGCGCCGGGCCACCGCCTCGAGCAAGGAGATGTGCTCCTCCGTAATACAGGCTTTGTAATCAAAGCTAGCCAGGGTAAGGGCGCCATAGGGCATTCCCCGCAAGTAGAGGGGGGCGGTCAGGAGAGTCCGCAGGTTGTGGGCTTTCAGGCTGGGCCAGGCTCCATCCCAGGTCTGGTAATCGTCAATGTACTGGGCCGTTCCCAAAGACAGCGCAAGGCCCATGAAGCCCCTGCCAAGCTCCACGGGAAGGGTCGTGAAGTGCTGGAGCCGAGCCTCGCCCGGCTGCTCATGACCCAGCACCAACCGCATCACCCCTGTACCTTCGTTTGGATCCTGCAATTCCAATCGGTAAAAACCCCCGGCGCTCAAGTTGGTTAGATCCAATAGGGTTTGCAGGGCCCGCCGGGCCATGAGGGGGGGGTCATCGAGGGTCTCGAGTTCCGCCGACATCTGCACCAAACGGCGGTACCGTTCGGTTTCGCGGTTGGCTTGCTCGAGGGCCTGCAAGCGCGAGAGCATAACACCGGCTACCTTGGCCAGGGCCTCCAGGGCATAGCGATCCTGCGGCCTCAATACGCCACCCGCCCCTGCCGTATCCACCGAGAGCACCCCCGCGATCCGTCCTTCAGGGTCGCCCAGCGGTACTCCCAGGTAAGCAGCCTTAACCCGGTTCCCAGAGGTGAAAACCGCCTGCGTTTCGGTCGAGACATCGGGAAGGTATAAAGTACTGCGCTGTTCCAGTACCTGCCAGGCCAGGCCCTGCCCCCGCACATGCCGCGAGCCAACGGCCCGCTCTGCCGCATGGCCTGCTGCTGCCACTACCTCGAGCAGGTCATCTTTGGGGCGATAAAGCGTAACCAGACTGGTTGAAGCCCTGGTCTGCTCCAGAGCCTCCTGCACAATCCGCTGCAAAAGCTCTTCGGTGGTTTGTGCTGCCGTCAAGCCCTGGCTGATGTGGGCCAGCATTTGCAAGCGAACCAGCTCCCGTTCCTGGGCAGTTTGGGCTTCCAGGCGTGCCAGAACCTGCCCCACCCCCCGGCCAAAGGATTCCAGAACCGCGGCGTCTTCGGGTTCAAACGGTTGCTTTGAATAAGCCACCACCACCCCAAAGCCCTCTCCGTGCGCATCCTGAACGGGCACAAAGGCCGCATACTCCATGGAGTCTGTGGTAACGTTGAGGTACAAGCGAGGGTCGTCCATGCGCACCATTTGCACCTGGCGATTTTCCAGAGCCGACCAGGAAACCCCTTTTCCGCGCGGCACGGCAAGGCCCAGCGCGTCTTCCCAGTTCACAGCTGCAAAAACCTTGAGTTCATCGCCCATCCGACGCAAGGCCACCGCCCGCTCTTCGCCCAAAATTTCCAAAATCAGATGCGGCAGTGACTGCCACAATAGCTCGGCCTCGCGGAAGGTGGATAGCACCCCCAGCACACGGGCCAACCGCTCTTCACGCTCGAGACGAGCCTGGGTGTTTTGCCGCTCCTTCAGGGTCTGCAATACCACCCCCAGGCTGGAGCCCAACTCCTGCGCCAGGGGTAGGGCCTCTGAAGAGAACGGCGCCGCCTCGAGACGGTCGAGGCAGAGCCAGGCCTCTACCTTGCCTTTGAGCGGTACCGGAACAACCAGCGACCAGTAAATCCGGTGCAGGGTCTGCCGATCCTGGGATGTCAGCCCGCTCAGCTCGGGCCGAACCTCCACGATGTTAGGCCGGGCCAAAAGCGCATCTTCCAGGCTGGCCCCATACCAACGCAGCTCGTCCTCGAGGCTCAGGGCGTATCGGGGCAAAGGGATGTTGTGGCCTCGCATGGCCACAAAACGATAAACGTTACCTTGCCGCAGCAAGGCAGAACCGGCCTGAGCCCCAGGAATCAAGCGCAGGGCCCCCTCAAGCGCCGCCGTCAGGAGCGAGTCCAGATCGGGGCTGCTCACCAGTTCTCGTAAGAGGGCCAGCATGCCCTGATATGAAGCGCTCATCTCAGCATAGCCTAGGGCTATATGACTGCAGCACAAGGTCATGCATCACAACCTACAATCCCATCTGCCGAATTGGTTAGAGTACTGGGTTTAATTTTATATTAAAAATGCGCTCAGAAAGGCATTTTCTGGCCGCATCCCACGGTTCGGCGCTCAAGGCGGTCAGAGGATTTCGAGCTTTCTGGCAGAGGGGAATCGCAAACCAGCCCCCCTGGGCAACGAGGCCCCCAGCTTGTGTTCGGGGGTCGATCAGATGAGGGAAGTCAACACACCAATGGGCTGCAAGACTGCAAGACTGCAAGCTGCAAGACTGCTAATCACATAGCGCCTAAACGAATGAGCTATAATGAAGCAGGGTCGAGCGAAAAACCGGCCCTGTCCCCGCCACCACAACTGACCGCCTTGTTTTGCAAAGCTGCGCTCAGGAAGGCAACCAGCAACCTCGAGTGGGTCGTAATGTTTAGATACAAAGGGGAATCTTATGGAATTAGAGCGCCAAGCCCAACTAGAGGCAGAAGCTCTGTCGCGACGTGTGTTGATCCACGACATCCTGCGCCGTTTGCGCGGCCAGGATAACAATCTACTGCCCTACAGTGCGGTTTTGGAGTTACGACCCAGAGGGGAGTCTTACAAGGGGCTACAAACCATCGAGGTAGACAAAATTATCGGCTCAGTGGATCGCTATGGTGACTTCGACGCAGAGTTCATGCCCAAAGAACCTTTTACCTTAGATCGCTGGATCAAGCTGCGCCAGGCACAGCTCGAGGGCACCGAGTTTCCCCCCATTGACGTTTATAAGGTTGGCGATATTTATTTCGTCAAGGATGGCAACCACCGCACCGCGCTGGCCAAAGCCCAGGGTCAGCACTTTATTGATGCCTACGTAATCGAGCTGGATGTGCCGGTAGATTTAGACCCCGACGATACCCTCAAGGACGTGATTTTGAAGGGCGAGTACGCCCAGTTTTTGGAGCAAACCCGGCTGCCCGAGTTGCGCCCAGGCCACGAGCCCATCCTGTTCAGCAAGGCCGGGCGCTACGACGTTCTGCTCGACCACATCCGCACCCATCAGTACTTCATGGGCCTCAACCAGAAGCGCTCGATTAGCTGGGAAGAAGCCGTCACCGACTGGTACGACAACCTCTACCTGCCCACCATCCTGGAAATCCGCGAAAACGGGGTGATGAAGAACTTCCCGGGCCGCACCGAGGCCGACCTCTACCTGTGGATTTCCGATCACCGCTACTTTTTATCACAGGCCATCGGCCATGACGTGGGGCCCGAAGAAGCCACCCTTTCGGCCCGTCGGCAGGCCCAAAAAGGCCCTTTGAGTCGGTTGGTGGAGTGGTTGACCGCATGGCTGGCCCGTCTCGCTCCCTTCCACAAGCCCTCTGCGGTCAACGAAAGCGGTTAGCGCGTCTTATACGAATAGCCGGTATGGCGGTGTTGACCGTACTGGGTACGCAGCGACGCACTGGCAGATTTGGACGGTTTCTCGTTATAACAGACAAAGACGCTTGGGGCACGCTATCGAAGAAGTTTGAGGCCACCAGGGGTCTCTATAAAGGCCATCAGTTCGGGGTTTGGGGCGAACTCCAGACGAACCTTGCCCCAGTCGAGATCCAGCGCCTTCAGCACAGCGCGTACTGCGTCCGGCTCCGGGTGAAGCAGCGCCAGTTCCAGCAGGCGACAACCCCCATCCGGCAGGGTATCGGTAGGGTGCCCTGGGCCCCACTGAATCAGGTAGGGCACCACCCCACCCCAGTGCAAGCGCCCGTCCTCGGGAAGGGTGATGCGCCAGTGCAGGTCTCCCCTGCAGGCCTCCCGCGCCGGGCCAAGCTCGAGGCCCTGGTAGCGCTCCAGGGACTCGGTGCGGGCCACCCAGGTGTGCAGGCGGGGGGCTCCGCTAAAGTCGTCGAGGTTGAACCAGCGCGGCTGGGCCGGCGGCGGGGCTTCGGGGTCAACCGCGATGATTTCCAGATAGGCCCCCTTGCCCAGGTTCAGCAAACGGTTGTGCGTGCCCATCAAGGGATGCTTGCCCCCGGCGGGCGGTAGCTCCAGCCCCAGCCTGTCCTGTAC
This DNA window, taken from Meiothermus sp. CFH 77666, encodes the following:
- the metK gene encoding methionine adenosyltransferase, which gives rise to MQRLVTSESVTEGHPDKLADRISDAVLDAILAEDAEARVACETLVTTGLVMVAGEITTESYVDIPRLVRQTVLEVGYTRAKYGFDGDTCAVLTAIDEQSPDIAGGVNESWEWRVLGSRDPFDQVGAGDQGLMFGYATDETPELMPLPISLAHRLTRRLAEARKTGEIPYLRPDGKAQVTVVYEGQTPLYVGTALVSTQHSEEVEADQIQHDIRTLVIEKAIPEQYLSKETLYLVNPSGKFVIGGPHGDTGLTGRKIIVDTYGGAVPHGGGAFSGKDPTKVDRSAAYYARYIAKNIVAAGLAKRALIELAYAIGKARPVGMRVETFGTGIVPDEKLTEAAQKVFDARPRAIIENLNLRRPIYTPTSAYGHFGREGFPWENTDKVEALRQIFS
- a CDS encoding DUF4032 domain-containing protein; the encoded protein is MELERQAQLEAEALSRRVLIHDILRRLRGQDNNLLPYSAVLELRPRGESYKGLQTIEVDKIIGSVDRYGDFDAEFMPKEPFTLDRWIKLRQAQLEGTEFPPIDVYKVGDIYFVKDGNHRTALAKAQGQHFIDAYVIELDVPVDLDPDDTLKDVILKGEYAQFLEQTRLPELRPGHEPILFSKAGRYDVLLDHIRTHQYFMGLNQKRSISWEEAVTDWYDNLYLPTILEIRENGVMKNFPGRTEADLYLWISDHRYFLSQAIGHDVGPEEATLSARRQAQKGPLSRLVEWLTAWLARLAPFHKPSAVNESG
- a CDS encoding VOC family protein, encoding MTHLDHLVVAARTLAEGLRYVQDRLGLELPPAGGKHPLMGTHNRLLNLGKGAYLEIIAVDPEAPPPAQPRWFNLDDFSGAPRLHTWVARTESLERYQGLELGPAREACRGDLHWRITLPEDGRLHWGGVVPYLIQWGPGHPTDTLPDGGCRLLELALLHPEPDAVRAVLKALDLDWGKVRLEFAPNPELMAFIETPGGLKLLR
- a CDS encoding HD domain-containing phosphohydrolase encodes the protein MSASYQGMLALLRELVSSPDLDSLLTAALEGALRLIPGAQAGSALLRQGNVYRFVAMRGHNIPLPRYALSLEDELRWYGASLEDALLARPNIVEVRPELSGLTSQDRQTLHRIYWSLVVPVPLKGKVEAWLCLDRLEAAPFSSEALPLAQELGSSLGVVLQTLKERQNTQARLEREERLARVLGVLSTFREAELLWQSLPHLILEILGEERAVALRRMGDELKVFAAVNWEDALGLAVPRGKGVSWSALENRQVQMVRMDDPRLYLNVTTDSMEYAAFVPVQDAHGEGFGVVVAYSKQPFEPEDAAVLESFGRGVGQVLARLEAQTAQERELVRLQMLAHISQGLTAAQTTEELLQRIVQEALEQTRASTSLVTLYRPKDDLLEVVAAAGHAAERAVGSRHVRGQGLAWQVLEQRSTLYLPDVSTETQAVFTSGNRVKAAYLGVPLGDPEGRIAGVLSVDTAGAGGVLRPQDRYALEALAKVAGVMLSRLQALEQANRETERYRRLVQMSAELETLDDPPLMARRALQTLLDLTNLSAGGFYRLELQDPNEGTGVMRLVLGHEQPGEARLQHFTTLPVELGRGFMGLALSLGTAQYIDDYQTWDGAWPSLKAHNLRTLLTAPLYLRGMPYGALTLASFDYKACITEEHISLLEAVARRLERALERVAHLEEITRTREDALRALGLGLELRDLETKGHTDRVVALSEALGQRLGFPDIEGLRMGAYLHDLGKLAIPDSILLKPGTLTDAEWRIMQSHCDIGFGMLENLGFLSQTARNIVRYHHERIDGSGYPFGLTGDEIPLEARLFAVVDVYDALLQSRPYKAAWSQQDALRELRKQAGDTLDARIVQEFIALISEQVRTRK